A genome region from Eremothecium gossypii ATCC 10895 chromosome VII, complete sequence includes the following:
- the NEM1 gene encoding Nem1-Spo7 phosphatase catalytic subunit NEM1 (Syntenic homolog of Saccharomyces cerevisiae YHR004C (NEM1)), protein MNSLSYLTGATQHAAGKGDGRWPGSERGLAKVREEQDAARAGVGAGAAWVWRVLFFLPKWLVVKPVVLVWFVLTFPLSLIEQTSSKEADGAPGPEAAEEEQLAEAVEDDDLAGESMVLQEDSVKSSRPSTSRSSYTSTRLGKFLFPKKLIPQSILQTDRKKLLVLDLDETLIHSMSRSTSSVSNSQGHMVEVTFAASGVSTLYYVHKRPYCDLFLSRVSKWYDLVIFTASMKEYADPVIDWLESGISVRFSQRRYRSDCLLRDGVGYVKDLSIISKNLQDIIIVDNSPISYAMNVDNAIQVEGWISDPTDTGLLNLLPLLEGLRFTTDTRNILSLKNGERAFI, encoded by the coding sequence ATGAACTCTCTTTCGTACCTGACCGGGGCGACGCAGCACGCGGCGGGCAAGGGGGACGGGCGGTGGCCGGGGAGCGAGCGCGGGCTGGCGAAGGTGCGGGAGGAGCAggacgccgcgcgcgcgggcgtGGGCGCCGGGGCTGCGTGGGTGTGGCGCGTGCTGTTCTTCCTGCCGAAGTGGCTGGTGGTGAAGCCGGTGGTGCTGGTGTGGTTTGTGCTGACGTTCCCGCTGAGCCTGATTGAGCAGACGTCGTCCAAGGAGGCGGACGGCGCGCCGGGGCcggaggcggcggaggaggagcagctggcggaggCGGTGGAGGACGACGACCTGGCGGGCGAGTCGATGGTGCTGCAGGAGGACTCGGTCAAGTCGTCGCGGCCGTCGACAAGCCGGTCGAGCTACACGTCCACGCGGCTGGGCAAGTTTCTGTTCCCGAAGAAACTGATTCCGCAGTCGATCCTGCAGACCGACCGCAagaagctgctggtgctggacCTGGACGAGACGCTGATCCACTCGATGTCGCGCTCGACGTCCTCGGTGAGCAACTCGCAGGGACACATGGTGGAGGTGACGTTTGCGGCGAGCGGCGTCTCCACGCTGTACTACGTGCACAAGCGCCCGTACTGCGACCTGTTCCTGTCGCGCGTGTCGAAGTGGTACGACCTGGTGATCTTCACGGCGTCCATGAAGGAGTATGCCGACCCCGTCATAGACTGGCTGGAGAGCGGGATCTCGGTCCGCTTCAGCCAGCGCAGATACCGATCAGATTGCCTTCTGCGAGACGGCGTGGGCTACGTGAAGGACCTGAGCATCATATCCAAGAACTTGCAGGACATCATCATTGTAGATAACTCGCCGATCTCATATGCCATGAACGTGGACAACGCCATTCAGGTGGAGGGCTGGATCAGCGATCCCACGGACACGGGGCTGCTGAACCTGCTTCCTCTGCTGGAGGGGCTGCGGTTCACGACGGACACGCGCAACATACTGTCGCTCAAGAACGGAGAGCGGGCTTTTATCTAG
- a CDS encoding AGL069Cp (Non-syntenic homolog of Saccharomyces cerevisiae YNR055C (HOL1)): MGFLGIVQPRSGDGESQELPTLDVTGTFAMTREAVEAMRHAGHDTGVDDLQRTKKGIVLNPQPSKHTRDPLNWPIWRRDLALVCVGWHCFVGGGQTSMLAAGFSKLSAELHVPISQVSFLVGPMMLALAIGSVVASPTAVLFGKRMVYLMGILIFLGGSIGCALSNSFASLLIFRMVSGFGLSTVESLPSATIAEIYFAHERAYRLGLYTLLLLGGKNLVPLLGSLVFENLTTHWLFWILTIIAGVNFVLHLLFVPETFWDRTPVPNERSLEETIIARETQAVVCNLSHRTPSLGESTSQSEDDHIGKDPPKQLYDQKNDDATEAPSRIRSHINSMTQSHLTTGLGIFHGRHTMDKWRMVLLRPFVLCSYPAVLLGALMYAFAVVFLIMVSQVIDHAYKDLYGFSSASVGLVYIAPFVGGCLGSLCAGKLSDLLVRSLAMRNHGIYEPEFRLFMAIPAVISTAAGLLGFGFSLKNQAHWIVPTIFFGVLGFGSSMCSTTGITYAVDSYKHFAQESLVTFNIFKNVLGFAFSFFNVNFSLQAGYDKAFLCYTVIELVLGVCAIVIYRWGKLCRSWTDRKALMQFSYHRGERESSV; the protein is encoded by the coding sequence ATGGGGTTTCTTGGGATTGTACAGCCGAGGAGCGGTGACGGCGAGTCACAGGAGTTGCCGACGCTTGATGTGACGGGGACGTTTGCGATGACTCGGGAGGCGGTGGAGGCGATGCGGCATGCAGGACATGACACGGGAGTGGATGACCTCCAGCGTACGAAGAAAGGCATCGTGTTGAACCCGCAGCCGTCGAAGCACACGCGCGACCCGTTGAACTGGCCGATCTGGCGGCGCGACCTCGCGCTTGTGTGTGTGGGGTGGCACTGCTTTGTGGGCGGTGGGCAGACATCAATGCTTGCGGCAGGGTTCTCGAAGCTCTCGGCCGAGTTGCATGTGCCCATTTCGCAGGTGTCGTTCTTGGTGGGGCCCATGATGTTGGCTCTTGCGATAGGGTCTGTGGTCGCATCGCCGACGGCCGTTCTATTTGGCAAGCGCATGGTGTATTTGATGGGCATACTGATCTTCCTGGGGGGCTCAATCGGGTGCGCCTTGAGCAACTCCTTTGCAAGCTTGCTTATCTTCCGCATGGTCTCGGGGTTCGGCCTTTCCACGGTGGAGTCGCTCCCTAGTGCGACGATCGCCGAGATCTACTTTGCACATGAGCGGGCGTACCGCCTTGGCCTCTACACGTTGTTGCTTTTGGGGGGCAAGAACCTAGTGCCGCTTCTGGGCTCACTTGTCTTCGAGAACCTGACGACCCACTGGCTCTTCTGGATTCTCACCATTATTGCAGGTGTGAACTTCGTCCTCCATCTACTATTTGTGCCAGAGACGTTCTGGGACCGCACGCCAGTGCCCAACGAACGGTCTCTTGAGGAAACGATCATTGCCCGTGAGACACAGGCGGTAGTGTGCAACCTGTCGCATCGGACCCCGTCGCTAGGTGAGAGCACTTCCCAGTCCGAGGACGATCACATTGGCAAAGACCCCCCAAAGCAACTATATGATCAGAAGAATGACGACGCTACCGAAGCACCCTCACGCATCAGGTCACACATCAATTCGATGACGCAGTCGCATTTAACTACGGGTCTTGGTATCTTCCATGGGCGCCACACAATGGATAAGTGGCGCATGGTGCTGCTAAGACCATTTGTACTCTGCTCATACCCTGCTGTATTGCTGGGTGCCCTAATGTATGCATTCGCTGTGGTATTTTTGATTATGGTTTCGCAGGTGATTGACCATGCTTACAAGGACCTATATGGGTTCAGTTCCGCTTCGGTGGGTCTCGTATACATTGCTCCCTTTGTGGGAGGCTGTCTCGGGTCCCTATGCGCTGGCAAGCTTAGCGATCTTTTGGTCAGGTCCCTGGCCATGCGGAACCATGGTATCTACGAACCTGAATTCAGGTTGTTCATGGCTATCCCAGCAGTGATCTCGACTGCCGCAGGGCTACTTGGCTTTGGTTTCTCTTTGAAGAATCAGGCGCATTGGATAGTGCCCACGATCTTTTTCGGTGTGCTAGGGTTTGGGTCTTCAATGTGCAGCACCACGGGCATCACATATGCCGTGGACTCATACAAGCATTTTGCTCAGGAATCCTTGGTGACATTCAATATCTTCAAGAATGTGCTCGGGTTTGCCTTTTCATTCTTCAACGTGAATTTCAGCTTACAGGCGGGATATGACAAGGCATTCCTCTGCTACACAGTGATCGAGTTAGTGCTTGGCGTCTGTGCCATCGTCATCTACCGGTGGGGCAAGCTCTGCCGCTCGTGGACTGACAGGAAGGCGCTCATGCAGTTCTCGTACCATCGCGGAGAGCGCGAGTCGAGCGTTTAG
- the MAE1 gene encoding malate dehydrogenase (oxaloacetate-decarboxylating) (Syntenic homolog of Saccharomyces cerevisiae YKL029C (MAE1)), with product MLRCIRRFSSRGAAASAVATGIPVGREAKRLMSKPLVTRLSVDGPIECPLSGMQLLNSPLFNKGSAFTQEERAAFGLEGLLPPQVNTLDEQVERAYKQLCYLKTPLAKNDFMTSMRMQNKVLFFELVRRHIRELVPIIYTPTEGDAIAAYSHRFRRPEGVFLDITEPDSIEERLASYGEDKDVDYVVVSDGEGILGIGDQGIGGIRIAISKLALMTLCGGIHPGRVMAVTLDVGTNNKKLARDELYMGNRFARVRGKQYDEFLDKFIKALKKRFPSAVLHFEDFGVENGRPLLDRYRNELPCFNDDIQGTGAVVMASFLAALKHTDRNLLDSKVLVYGAGSAGIGIADQIVNHMVSYGASVDEARSKIFTMDRRGLIMDSMRAGSTRAQQAYAKPDDEWEGVNTKSLVEVVSRIKPTCLIGCSTQAGAFNKAVVQEMHKHNERPIIFPLSNPTRLHEAVPEDLLEWTNYQALVATGSPFHPVNGYRISENNNCFSFPGIGLGAVLARATIISDKMISAAVDQLASLSPLKPGDSRPGLLPPLEVINDTSAKVATAVILQALEEGLARVEHEAVPNSTLGERVRVPRDFDKCLEWVKVQMWKPVYRPLLKVQHDPSVHTFQH from the coding sequence ATGTTGCGGTGCATTAGACGGTTCAGCAGTcggggcgcggcggcgtctGCGGTAGCAACAGGGATCCCGGTAGGCCGGGAGGCGAAGAGACTGATGAGCAAGCCGCTTGTGACGCGGCTGTCGGTAGACGGGCCCATCGAGTGCCCGCTCTCCGGCATGCAGCTGCTCAACTCGCCGCTGTTCAACAAGGGCTCGGCCTTCACGCAGGAGGAGCGCGCGGCTTTCGGACTGGAGGGCTTGCTGCCGCCACAGGTGAACACGCTGGACGAGCAGGTCGAGCGTGCGTACAAGCAGTTGTGCTACTTGAAGACGCCGTTGGCCAAAAACGACTTCATGACGTCAATGCGGATGCAGAACAAGGTGCTGTTTTTCGAGCTGGTGCGGAGGCACATTCGGGAGCTGGTGCCTATCATTTACACGCCGACCGAAGGTGATGCGATTGCCGCATACTCACACCGGTTCCGGAGGCCCGAGGGTGTGTTCCTGGACATCACTGAGCCCGACTCCATCGAGGAGCGGCTGGCATCCTACGGCGAGGATAAGGACGTTGACTATGTGGTTGTGTCCGATGGTGAGGGAATCCTGGGCATCGGCGACCAGGGCATCGGCGGCATTCGGATTGCGATTTCCAAGCTAGCTCTCATGACCTTGTGCGGTGGCATTCACCCTGGACGGGTAATGGCCGTGACCTTGGATGTGGGGACGAACAACAAGAAGCTGGCGCGCGATGAGCTTTACATGGGTAACCGCTTTGCACGTGTCCGTGGCAAGCAGTACGACGAGTTCCTGGACAAGTTCATCAAGGCTCTCAAGAAGCGCTTCCCCAGCGCTGTGCTGCACTTTGAGGACTTTGGAGTAGAAAATGGCCGGCCGCTGTTGGACCGGTACCGGAACGAGCTTCCGTGCTTTAACGACGATATTCAGGGCACCGGCGCCGTCGTGATGGCTTCATTTTTGGCCGCACTAAAGCATACCGACAGAAATCTTCTGGACTCGAAGGTGCTAGTCTATGGCGCTGGCTCTGCCGGAATTGGGATTGCGGACCAAATTGTAAACCATATGGTCTCCTACGGTGCCTCCGTCGATGAGGCGCGTTCTAAGATCTTCACTATGGACAGACGGGGTTTGATCATGGATTCGATGAGGGCTGGCTCTACGCGCGCTCAGCAGGCATACGCCAAGCCAGACGATGAGTGGGAGGGCGTCAACACCAAATCACTGGTCGAGGTTGTTTCCCGTATCAAACCTACCTGTCTGATCGGATGTTCCACCCAGGCTGGTGCATTCAACAAGGCGGTTGTCCAGGAAATGCATAAACACAATGAACGCCCCATCATCTTCCCTCTATCCAACCCTACGAGACTGCACGAAGCGGTACCAGAGGATTTGCTCGAGTGGACAAACTACCAGGCATTGGTTGCCACCGGTTCCCCCTTCCATCCAGTCAACGGATACCGCATCTCCGAGAACAATAACTGCTTCTCTTTCCCTGGTATCGGCTTGGGCGCCGTGCTTGCCCGTGCAACTATTATCAGCGACAAGATGATCTCCGCGGCCGTGGACCAGTTGGCTTCTCTGTCGCCTTTGAAGCCAGGCGACTCCAGGCCAGGCCTCCTGCCGCCTTTGGAAGTCATCAACGACACTTCAGCGAAGGTTGCCACCGCTGTCATCCTGCAAGCGCTCGAGGAGGGCCTTGCTCGTGTCGAACATGAGGCAGTTCCCAACAGCACCCTGGGCGAGCGCGTCAGGGTCCCAAGAGACTTTGACAAATGTCTGGAGTGGGTCAAGGTCCAGATGTGGAAGCCGGTGTACAGGCCGTTGCTGAAGGTGCAGCACGACCCTTCTGTTCACACTTTCCAACACTGA
- the TFA1 gene encoding transcription factor TFIIE subunit TFA1 (Syntenic homolog of Saccharomyces cerevisiae YKL028W (TFA1)), giving the protein MISKISASSCTGIGKREMDRPIDDTVKSLLQFVVRGFYSNSYVLVLDAIMFHSVLSEEDLAHLLGIKRPELRSLITTLVDDMLVASHSQQEFAYNSRSLRRYYYYIKYPQAIDAIKWKVHQLVSKMKDDLDKNSAPQGYMCPVCHAKYSQLEAISLLNFEKTQFLCSLCEEPLIEDDSGKKSKEKQMRLNRLMDQVQPIIDYLKKIDDSMIEENTFETALARLIPPQNNSAASYTVNPRTRRSKMFTPGEALDNESSRRAGARSQATLHVNITTASDEQAQKELQERKAEEKRKQNALPSWHEKSAIGKSLGRLDGEEDDPAQSAASVATTEVKDEETSGFLQPPETKLSAELGDDLEDQFTAQNQQNMANTEAERTLAEYYAKLAKKQAMEDGDDEEEEEEEEEFEDVIAENDGEDEDVDMADLEDIELDNVGAKDPTQDFSKDRTPNTATGTNFSSASSNTKQTFSENEEESDAEFEDV; this is encoded by the coding sequence ATGATATCTAAAATATCAGCTTCGAGCTGTACAGGTATCGGCAAAAGAGAAATGGATAGGCCTATTGATGACACTGTTAAAAGTCTGCTGCAGTTTGTAGTCCGGGGCTTCTACTCGAACTCGTATGTGCTTGTTCTGGACGCAATCATGTTCCATTCTGTCTTGTCGGAAGAGGATTTAGCTCATCTGCTGGGGATCAAGCGGCCGGAGCTGCGTTCGCTCATCACGACTCTAGTGGACGATATGCTTGTTGCGAGCCACTCCCAGCAGGAGTTTGCATACAACTCCAGAAGTCTGCGGCGGTACTATTACTACATCAAATACCCGCAGGCGATCGACGCCATCAAGTGGAAGGTGCATCAGCTGGTTTCGAAGATGAAGGACGACCTAGACAAAAACAGTGCTCCGCAAGGATACATGTGCCCGGTGTGCCACGCGAAGTACAGTCAGCTCGAGGCGATATCCCTGCTGAACTTCGAGAAGACGCAGTTTTTGTGCAGCCTGTGCGAGGAGCCTCTGATTGAGGACGACTCCGGAAAGAAATCCAAGGAGAAACAGATGAGGCTTAACAGGCTGATGGATCAGGTCCAACCGATTATTGACTACTTGAAGAAAATCGACGACTCGATGATCGAGGAGAACACCTTCGAAACTGCCCTCGCCCGGTTGATTCCTCCACAGAACAACTCCGCTGCATCGTATACCGTCAACCCACGGACCCGCCGCAGCAAGATGTTTACTCCCGGCGAGGCTTTGGACAACGAAAGCAGCAGACGGGCTGGTGCCAGATCGCAGGCCACATTGCATGTTAACATCACGACCGCCAGTGACGAACAGGCTCAGAAAGAGCTTCAGGAGCGCAAAGCTGAGGAAAAGCGCAAACAGAACGCACTCCCTTCGTGGCACGAGAAAAGTGCCATCGGCAAGAGTCTCGGCCGCCTGGACGGGGAAGAAGACGACCCCGCGCAGAGCGCAGCCAGTGTCGCTACTACAGAGGTCAAAGACGAGGAAACCTCCGGCTTTTTGCAGCCGCCAGAAACCAAACTCTCTGCTGAGCTAGGTGACGACCTTGAAGACCAGTTCACCGCTCAAAACCAGCAGAATATGGCGAACACAGAGGCTGAACGCACACTTGCTGAATACTACGCGAAGCTCGCCAAGAAGCAAGCCATGGAGGATGGTGATgacgaggaagaggaagaggaagaagaggaaTTCGAGGATGTCATCGCAGAAAATGACGGTGAAGACGAAGACGTGGATATGGCTGATCTAGAAGATATTGAACTTGACAATGTCGGCGCAAAAGATCCAACCCAGGACTTCTCGAAAGATAGAACTCCGAACACAGCCACCGGCACGAACTTCTCATCAGCTAGCAGCAATACTAAGCAGACCTTCAGCGAAAATGAAGAAGAATCTGATGCTGAGTTCGAAGATGTATAG
- the TCD2 gene encoding tRNA threonylcarbamoyladenosine dehydratase (Syntenic homolog of Saccharomyces cerevisiae YKL027W and YHR003C) has translation MSFNEKVKWVLGTAVATLVTIKSVEAVYRLYAAKQNTSRSISGEEKDVRLAKRIRESRAYDEELYREQLARNYAFLGEDGMARLQEQYFIVVGAGGVGSWVVTMLVRSGCRKIKVIDFDQVSLSSLNRHSCATLNDVGHSKVEVLKSHLLKIAPWCEIEAVNELWHIDSAERLIFGNDGQDKPTFVIDCIDNISTKVDLLEYVYRKGIPLISSMGAATKSDPTRINVGDLSTTEEDSLSRSVRRRLKQRGITKGIPVVFSAEKPDPKKAKLLPLPEEQYLMGKVDELSALKDFRVRVLPVLGTMPGVFGLTIATWVLCSIAGYPMEPIEGKNRIKLYDGIYHSLAGQMSRIGMPDQRVPVSVADVAYLVEEVYRGKSPVSGYSTRLTLSKWDPSQPVSLQNVVLLTKEEQTAHEARILNGDERLEDVYSPEVIALVHQRLQEENYYSQFR, from the coding sequence ATGAGCTTTAATGAGAAGGTGAAGTGGGTACTAGGCACTGCTGTTGCGACTCTAGTTACGATAAAGTCTGTCGAAGCCGTATATCGCCTCTATGCAGCTAAGCAGAACACTAGCAGGAGCATTTCTGGGGAGGAGAAGGACGTAAGACTGGCCAAACGGATTCGTGAGTCTAGGGCGTACGATGAGGAATTATATCGGGAGCAGTTAGCTCGGAACTACGCATTTTTGGGCGAAGACGGTATGGCACGACTACAGGAACAGTACTTCATAGTGGTGGGCGCAGGTGGAGTCGGTTCCTGGGTGGTGACAATGCTCGTACGTTCTGGTTGCAGAAAGATTAAGGTTATCGATTTTGACCAGGTCTCACTCAGCTCCCTAAATCGGCATAGTTGCGCCACGTTGAACGATGTCGGGCATTCCAAGGTTGAGGTCTTGAAGTCGCATCTACTCAAGATTGCGCCGTGGTGTGAGATTGAGGCGGTAAATGAGCTTTGGCATATAGACAGCGCAGAACGCCTGATATTTGGGAACGACGGACAAGATAAACCTACCTTTGTCATTGACTGTATTGACAACATCAGCACAAAGGTCGATCTTCTGGAGTATGTCTACCGTAAGGGCATTCCGCTCATCTCCTCCATGGGAGCCGCTACCAAATCGGACCCAACCAGAATTAACGTGGGCGACTTGAGCACCACGGAGGAAGACTCCCTATCTCGCTCTGTCCGGAGAAGACTGAAGCAGCGGGGCATCACGAAGGGAATACCTGTAGTATTCAGTGCGGAAAAGCCTGACCCCAAGAAGGCTAAGCTGCTGCCGTTACCAGAGGAACAGTACCTGATGGGGAAGGTGGATGAACTGAGTGCGCTAAAGGACTTCCGTGTCCGGGTGCTACCCGTGTTGGGAACCATGCCGGGCGTGTTCGGCTTGACAATCGCTACGTGGGTCTTGTGCTCCATTGCCGGCTACCCAATGGAACCAATCGAGGGCAAAAATAGAATAAAGCTCTATGACGGGATTTATCACTCATTGGCGGGCCAGATGTCCCGAATTGGCATGCCAGACCAGAGGGTTCCCGTTTCCGTGGCTGACGTCGCCTACCTGGTGGAGGAGGTCTATAGAGGGAAATCGCCGGTTAGCGGCTACTCCACGCGGCTCACACTATCTAAGTGGGACCCGTCGCAGCCGGTGTCACTCCAGAACGTTGTCCTGCTGACGAAGGAAGAGCAGACCGCGCACGAGGCGCGCATCCTGAACGGCGACGAGCGCTTGGAGGACGTGTACAGCCCTGAAGTCATCGCGCTGGTccaccagcgcctgcaggaGGAGAATTACTACTCACAGTTCCGATAG
- the LEU5 gene encoding coenzyme A transporter (Syntenic homolog of Saccharomyces cerevisiae YHR002W (LEU5)), translating into MSGRQRGSGPVDKSSVDYIVKSGLAGGIAGSCAKTLVAPLDRIKILFQTSNPQFAQFAGSMGGLVRASKYIMAHDGPRGFFQGHSATLLRIFPYAAIKFIAYEQIRSVVIPTWRHESHWRRLLSGSLAGLCSVFVTYPLDLVRVRLAYVTERHDAKVRKIMACIYNERPSEALRKWYIPQWFAHWSNFYRGYTPTVIGMIPYAGVSFFAHDLCQDIFRHPMLEPYSVLSPGGSSAYDRTVPLKTWAQLVAGGLAGMASQTAAYPFEIIRRRLQVSAITDPTRRHFVGINEIAKIIYTEGGWRGFFVGLSIGYIKVTPMVACSFFIYERTKWYLQI; encoded by the coding sequence ATGTCGGGTAGGCAGCGGGGTAGCGGGCCGGTGGACAAGAGCAGCGTGGACTACATTGTCAAGTCCGGGTTGGCGGGGGGGATAGCCGGGTCGTGCGCGAAGACGCTGGTTGCGCCGCTGGACCGGATCAAAATCCTGTTCCAGACTTCGAACCCGCAGTTCGCGCAGTTTGCCGGGTCTATGGGGGGTCTGGTGCGCGCGAGCAAGTACATTATGGCGCACGACGGGCCCCGGGGGTTCTTCCAGGGGCATTCTGcgacgctgctgcggatTTTCCCCTACGCGGCGATCAAATTCATCGCATACGAGCAGATCCGGAGCGTGGTGATTCCGACGTGGCGGCACGAGTCGCACTGGCGGAGGCTGCTGAGCGGGTCGCTGGCCGGGCTGTGCTCGGTTTTTGTGACGTACCCGCTGGACCTTGTGCGCGTGCGCCTGGCGTACGTGACGGAGCGGCACGACGCGAAGGTGCGCAAGATCATGGCCTGCATATACAACGAGCGCCCGTCGGAGGCGCTGCGCAAGTGGTACATTCCGCAGTGGTTTGCGCATTGGAGCAACTTCTACCGGGGCTACACGCCCACCGTCATCGGGATGATCCCCTACGCAGGCGTGTCATTCTTTGCGCATGACCTCTGCCAGGACATCTTTCGACACCCGATGCTGGAGCCATATTCTGTTCTTTCGCCAGGGGGCTCGAGTGCATACGACCGGACTGTTCCGCTGAAGACATGGGCGCAGCTGGTGGCTGGGGGGTTGGCTGGAATGGCCTCCCAGACGGCGGCATACCCGTTCGAGATAATCAGGCGTCGGCTCCAGGTGTCTGCGATAACCGATCCGACCAGGCGACACTTTGTCGGCATTAACGAAATAGCCAAGATTATATACACCGAGGGCGGATGGCGCGGATTCTTTGTTGGTTTGAGCATAGGGTACATCAAGGTAACGCCGATGGTCGCGTGCTCATTCTTCATTTACGAGCGGACCAAGTGGTATCTTCAGATATAG
- the CTP1 gene encoding Ctp1p (Syntenic homolog of Saccharomyces cerevisiae YBR291C (CTP1)) produces the protein MARSREGADAARSFVAGAAAGAIEGCVTYPFEFAKTRLQLAQQGSGESRNPLVLLYRTARTQGAGALYVGCPAFVVGNTCKAGVRFLGFDALRRALQDERGALSGPRGMLAGLGAGLLESVLAVTPFEAVKTALIDDRQAARPRYQHNGRGAARNYALLLRELGLRGLYGGLVPVALRQASNQAVRFGCYTQLKQAVQRYAGTPADQPLGSGQTFLVGALSGIVTVYATMPVDTVKTRMQALDAARYGSTVGCFRAVVREEGVRALWRGATPRLGRLVLSGGIVFTAYEKLLVLLP, from the coding sequence ATGGCGCGAAGCAGAGAAGGCGCAGACGCGGCGCGCTCGTTTGTAGCGGgggccgcggcgggcgcgaTCGAGGGCTGTGTGACCTATCCGTTCGAGTTTGCGAAGAcgcggctgcagctggcgcagcaggGCTCGGGCGAGTCGCGGAAcccgctggtgctgctgtACCGGACGGCGCGGACACAGGGCGCGGGGGCGCTGTACGTGGGCTGTCCTGCGTTTGTGGTAGGGAACACGTGCAAGGCGGGCGTGCGGTTCCTGGGGTTCGACGCGCTGCGGCGGGCGCTGCAGGACGAGCGCGGGGCGCTGAGCGGGCCGCGCGGGATGCTGGCGGGCCTGGGCGCGGGGCTGCTGGAATCGGTTCTGGCGGTGACGCCGTTCGAGGCGGTCAAGACCGCGCTGATCGACGACcggcaggcggcgcggccgcggtACCAGCACAACGGCCGCGGGGCCGCGCGCAACTACGCGCTACTGCTACGGGAGCTAGGACTGCGGGGCCTGTACGGCGGCTTGGTGCCGGTGGCTCTGCGGCAGGCGTCGAACCAGGCGGTGCGCTTTGGCTGCTACACGCAGCTGAAGCAGGCGGTGCAGCGGTACGCGGGCACGCCCGCGGACCAGCCGCTGGGCAGCGGCCAGACGTTTCTGGTGGGCGCGCTCAGCGGCATCGTAACGGTGTACGCAACGATGCCCGTTGACACGGTCAAGACGCGCATGCAGGCGCTGGATGCGGCGCGCTACGGCTCGACCGTGGGATGCTTCCGGGCGGTGGTGCGCGAGGAGGGCGTGCGCGCGCTCTGGCGCGGCGCCACGCCGCGCCTGGGGCGTCTGGTGCTCTCTGGCGGCATCGTCTTCACGGCGTACGAGAAactgctggtgctgctgccctAG
- the BSD2 gene encoding Bsd2p (Syntenic homolog of Saccharomyces cerevisiae YBR290W (BSD2)), whose translation MSDNVVIGPSSQPHEREDTEQLLEQPAGPATGREAFKTKLRRHLDVVARHFNILDRLFKRQPGAEAGVQFGAHADGVFSNLTAKPDRGHEAVDGDKPPTYDEAAADVVPPYYGIDDEGVALYYNEICIDGLPVGNAVNFLWNLIISASFQFVGFLLTYILHTSHAARQGSRFGLGLTFAGYGYSMIPSDVTSKVGKDRDIARVELDDPNEFEDSHLYSPLAQPAQDRFESQLSHGLMEKRRSIPALAIVLEILGLAIMCKSVYDYIVVKRMERRFLTASDGESPA comes from the coding sequence ATGAGCGATAACGTAGTCATAGGCCCGAGCTCACAGCCACACGAGCGCGAGGACACTGaacagctgctggagcagccGGCAGGGCCGGCAACCGGGCGCGAGGCGTTCAAGACAAAGCTGCGGCGGCACCTAGACGTGGTGGCACGCCACTTCAATATACTTGACCGACTATTCAAGCGACAGCCGGGCGCGGAGGCCGGGGTGCAGTTTGGCGCGCACGCAGACGGGGTGTTCAGCAACCTCACAGCCAAGCCGGACCGCGGGCACGAGGCGGTGGACGGTGACAAGCCTCCGACGTACGATGAGGCGGCGGCCGATGTGGTGCCGCCCTACTACGGCATCGACGACGAGGGCGTGGCGTTGTACTATAACGAGATATGTATCGACGGGCTTCCGGTCGGTAACGCCGTGAACTTCCTCTGGAACTTGATCATCAGCGCGAGCTTCCAGTTTGTGGGCTTTCTGTTGACATACATCCTCCACACCTCGCATGCGGCGCGCCAGGGCTCGCGCTTTGGCCTCGGCCTGACCTTCGCGGGATACGGGTACAGCATGATTCCTAGCGACGTGACGAGCAAGGTCGGCAAGGACCGCGACATCGCGCGCGTGGAGCTGGACGACCCCAACGAATTCGAAGATTCGCACCTGTACTcgccgctggcgcagccGGCGCAGGACCGCTTCGAATCACAGCTCTCGCACGGGCTGATGGAAAAACGGCGCAGCATTCCGGCGCTCGCGATCGTGCTAGAGATTTTGGGGCTTGCAATTATGTGCAAAAGCGTGTACGACTACATTGTGGTCAAGCGCATGGAGCGCCGCTTCCTTACTGCGAGCGACGGCGAGAGCCCCGCATAG